From one Humulus lupulus chromosome 8, drHumLupu1.1, whole genome shotgun sequence genomic stretch:
- the LOC133796811 gene encoding uncharacterized protein LOC133796811, which yields MHNTTRVAVVGTGISGAVSASILARNGLSVTVFESARGPGGRMSQRREVTEDGKELSFDHGAPFFTCSNNGVLSLVKEWQVRGLVAEWKEKFGSFDCTSNKFIQTEQDQESKRYAGVPGMNSICKALCREPGVEARFGTSVGRLEWLQNENLWMVTALDGQNLGHFNGVVVSDKTILSPRFTSVTGRPPPLDLKLVPEIADKLQDIPVHPCFALMLAFAEPLSSIPLKGFSIKNSEVLSWAHCDSSKPGRSATSERWILHSTAEYAQSVISQNGLQKPSDALLKRVSEELLQALQSTGMNISQPFFMKAHRWGGAFPATSIAREEKCLWDKKKRLAVCGDFCVSPNVEGAIISGMAAASKLKEIFLSCL from the exons ATGCATAATACCACTAGGGTTGCTGTTGTGGGAACTGGAA TTTCAGGAGCAGTTTCTGCATCAATTCTCGCTCGAAATGGTTTATCTGTTACCGTGTTCGAATCTGccagaggccccgggggccgcatGTCTCAACGAAG AGAAGTTACTGAAGATGGGAAAGAGTTATCGTTCGATCATGGTGCTCCATTTTTCACCTGCAGCAACAATGGGGTACTGAGTCTTGTTAAGGAGTGGCAGGTTAGAGGACTTGTAGCTGAGTGGAAGGAAAAATTTGGGTCCTTTGATTGTACCTCCAACAAGTTCATTCAGACAGAACAG GACCAAGAAAGTAAAAGATATGCGGGTGTTCCGGGAATGAATTCTATTTGTAAAGCATTATGCCGTGAGCCTG gAGTGGAAGCTAGATTTGGTACAAGTGTTGGGAGATTGGAATGGCTACAGAATGAAAATTTATGGATGGTGACAGCCTTGGATGGACAGAATCTTGGCCACTTCAATGGGGTAGTAGTATCAGATAAAACGATCTTGTCGCCACGGTTTACAAGTGTAACAGGACGACCACCACCACTTG ATTTGAAGTTGGTTCCAGAGATAGCAGATAAGCTGCAAGACATTCCTGTTCACCCATGTTTTGCCCTCATGCTAGCGTTTGCAGAACCTCTATCTTCA ATACCCTTGAAAGGCTTCTCAATCAAAAATTCTGAAGTGTTAAGCTGGGCTCACTGTGACAGCAGCAAACCTGGGCGTTCTGCTACTAG TGAGCGATGGATATTACATTCAACTGCCGAGTATGCACAGAGTGTAATATCTCAAAATGGACTTCAAAAACCTTCTGATGCATTATTGAAAAGAGTTTCTGAAGAGCTACTTCAAGCACTACAAAGTACAGGAATGAACATTTCTCAGCCCTTTTTCATGAAAGCTCATAGATG GGGAGGCGCCTTTCCGGCTACGAGCATAGCCAGAGAGGAGAAATGCCTTTGGGATAAGAAGAAGAGGCTTGCCGTATGTGGTGATTTTTGTGTTAGTCCCAATGTTGAAGGTGCCATAATTAGTGGCATGGCTGCAGCCTCAAAACTTAAGGAGATATTCCTTAGCTGcttgtag
- the LOC133796813 gene encoding photosystem II 10 kDa polypeptide, chloroplastic, translated as MAASVMTSVSLKPAPFRIEKSSVRGLPTLSRASYSFKVEASGGKKIKTDKPYGINGSMDLRDGLDASGRKPKGKGVYQFVDKYGANVDGYSPIYNTDDWSPSGDVYVGGTTGLAIWAVTLAGLLAGGALLVYNTSALAQ; from the exons ATGGCAGCCTCAGTTATGACATCAGTGAGCCTTAAACCAGCTCCCTTTAGAATTGAAAAGTCTTCTGTGAGAGGCCTTCCCACACTCTCAAGAGCTTCTTATTCCTTCAAAGTTGAGGCCAGTGGAGGCAAGAAGATCAAGACCGACAAGCCCTATG GAATTAATGGTAGCATGGACTTGAGGGATGGACTTGATGCCTCTGGAAGGAAGCCTAAG GGAAAGGGTGTGTACCAGTTTGTAGACAAATACGGTGCTAACGTCGATGGTTACAG TCCAATCTACAACACTGATGACTGGTCTCCTTCTGGCGATGTCTATGTTGGTG GTACAACTGGATTGGCCATATGGGCTGTTACTCTGGCTGGGCTTCTTGCAGGAGGTGCCCTCCTTGTCTACAACACAAGTGCCTTGGCTCAGTAG